The Pseudarthrobacter sulfonivorans genome includes a window with the following:
- a CDS encoding ABC transporter ATP-binding protein encodes MTASDAGASGVRPAAVSARGWGWRHAGRSAPAVQGLDLDIAPGERVLLLGPSGAGKSTLLHALAGVLGDEGDDADETGSLLIDGLVPRGQRGRSGLMQQDPETQVVLSRLGDDVAFGAENLAVPRDEIWRRVHEALDDVGLRSAGGGGLNDGGGSGLDADGGPGAAGLALDHPTSALSGGQKQRLALAGILAMRPGLILLDEPTANLDPAGVLEVRDAVGRCLDKTGATLVVVEHRVSVWKDLVDRIVVLQPGSAAGPAGSSAATSAVLLDGPPDQVLAEARDMLIGAGVWVPGYVPATRRRVSAGSGDLLLAAEDLAVSRERPRRRGLRTIPPVPVQQGITAQVRSGQALTVTGPNGAGKSTFALTLAGLLAPVAGKVSAAVELSEGAGIDPFKWKANQLISRIGTVFQEPEHQFVTGRVLDELMFGPRHLGHGEERVDELLERLRLTHLVDANPYTLSGGEKRRLSVATVLAAHPRVLVLDEPTFGQDANTWAELASFLSELLDAGTSVVSVTHDQEFSAVLGGAELRLGPASRGGARQEADAA; translated from the coding sequence ATGACCGCTTCCGACGCCGGTGCATCCGGAGTGCGCCCCGCCGCGGTGTCCGCCCGTGGCTGGGGCTGGCGGCATGCGGGACGTTCCGCCCCCGCCGTCCAGGGCCTCGACCTCGACATCGCTCCCGGCGAGCGGGTGCTGCTGCTGGGCCCGTCGGGCGCCGGCAAGTCAACGCTGCTGCACGCGCTCGCAGGGGTGCTGGGGGATGAAGGGGACGACGCCGACGAAACCGGTTCGCTGCTGATCGACGGTTTGGTGCCCCGCGGGCAGCGCGGCCGCTCGGGCCTGATGCAGCAGGATCCGGAAACGCAGGTGGTCCTTTCCCGGCTGGGCGACGACGTCGCCTTCGGCGCCGAGAACCTCGCCGTTCCGCGGGACGAGATCTGGCGGCGCGTCCATGAAGCGCTCGACGACGTCGGGCTGCGGAGTGCCGGGGGCGGCGGTTTGAACGACGGCGGCGGGTCAGGTTTGGACGCCGACGGCGGGCCAGGTGCCGCCGGGCTCGCGCTGGACCACCCGACGTCGGCCCTCTCGGGCGGGCAGAAGCAGCGCCTGGCGCTGGCCGGGATCCTCGCGATGCGGCCGGGGCTGATCCTGCTGGATGAGCCCACCGCAAACCTCGATCCCGCCGGCGTGCTGGAAGTCAGGGACGCCGTGGGCCGCTGCCTGGACAAAACCGGCGCCACCCTCGTTGTGGTGGAACATCGCGTGTCCGTCTGGAAGGACCTGGTGGACCGGATTGTGGTGCTCCAGCCAGGCTCGGCGGCGGGTCCCGCTGGAAGTTCCGCCGCCACGTCCGCCGTCCTGCTGGACGGGCCGCCGGACCAGGTGCTTGCGGAGGCGCGGGACATGCTGATCGGCGCGGGCGTCTGGGTGCCGGGGTATGTTCCGGCAACCCGCCGCCGCGTGTCCGCAGGCTCCGGTGACCTGCTGCTGGCTGCCGAGGACCTTGCCGTCTCCCGCGAGCGTCCGCGGCGCCGCGGCCTCCGGACCATCCCGCCCGTACCGGTGCAGCAGGGCATCACGGCCCAGGTCCGTTCCGGCCAGGCACTCACCGTCACGGGGCCCAACGGCGCCGGAAAGTCAACGTTTGCGCTGACGCTCGCCGGACTTCTTGCGCCGGTGGCGGGGAAGGTGTCCGCCGCCGTCGAGCTTTCCGAGGGGGCCGGGATCGATCCCTTCAAATGGAAAGCCAACCAGCTGATTTCCCGCATCGGAACCGTCTTCCAGGAACCCGAGCACCAGTTCGTGACGGGCCGCGTGCTGGACGAACTGATGTTCGGCCCGCGGCACCTGGGGCATGGCGAGGAGCGGGTTGATGAGCTGCTGGAACGGCTGCGCCTGACGCACCTGGTGGACGCCAATCCGTACACGCTCTCGGGAGGCGAAAAGCGGCGCCTCTCGGTGGCCACTGTCCTCGCGGCCCACCCTCGTGTGCTGGTCCTCGACGAGCCGACGTTCGGCCAGGATGCCAACACCTGGGCCGAGCTCGCATCATTCCTCTCAGAACTGCTCGACGCCGGGACCTCCGTGGTTTCCGTGACCCATGACCAGGAATTCAGCGCCGTCCTGGGCGGAGCTGAACTGCGGCTGGGCCCGGCCTCTCGCGGCGGCGCCCGCCAGGAAGCAGATGCGGCATGA
- a CDS encoding glutamate--cysteine ligase 2, which translates to MRTFGVEEELLIVDPDTGEPLALADAMLSGRRMAADDAPERPYSLAAKEKTAHDDWTGLTAELKLEQIETQTRPCLEYAELLQQIRAGRLLADQAATKNGARVAALATSPFGLASHTTPDARYARMLERFGLTAQEQLTCGFHVHTFIESNDEGVAVLDRIRDKLAVLTALSANSPFWNGMPTGFESYRTQAWNRWPMSGPSAIFSTYSAYRRVVTRLLDSGVLLDEGMVYFDARLSRNHPTVEVRVADVCLRAEDAALIAVLVRALVESASREWRDGVEPAPVPTVLLRMAAWQASSSGLNGELLDFGTFRPAPAVDVVRSLVDYLAPVLAEQDELSLARQGVEDIIARGTGSTEQRRVRDAVMEASAPDDGGLGAVVAHAVRVTMRGTSGLREADEVPELLRVRLS; encoded by the coding sequence ATGCGTACATTCGGCGTCGAGGAAGAGCTCCTGATCGTAGATCCGGACACGGGGGAGCCGCTTGCCCTCGCGGATGCGATGTTGTCTGGCCGCCGGATGGCAGCCGACGACGCCCCGGAACGCCCCTATTCGCTGGCAGCCAAGGAAAAAACCGCGCACGACGACTGGACTGGCCTGACTGCCGAGCTGAAGCTTGAGCAGATCGAGACCCAGACCCGTCCCTGCCTGGAGTACGCAGAACTGCTGCAGCAGATCCGGGCCGGCCGGCTGCTGGCGGACCAGGCGGCCACCAAGAACGGTGCAAGGGTCGCCGCGCTGGCCACTTCTCCGTTTGGCCTTGCGAGCCACACCACTCCGGACGCCCGCTATGCCCGAATGCTGGAACGCTTCGGCCTGACCGCGCAGGAGCAGCTGACCTGCGGCTTCCACGTCCACACGTTCATCGAATCCAACGACGAGGGCGTGGCCGTGCTGGACAGGATCCGGGACAAGCTGGCAGTGCTCACGGCATTGAGCGCAAATTCGCCGTTCTGGAACGGGATGCCCACAGGATTCGAGAGCTACCGAACCCAGGCCTGGAACCGCTGGCCTATGTCCGGCCCTTCGGCCATTTTCAGCACGTACTCCGCATATCGGAGGGTGGTCACGCGTCTGCTGGACAGTGGCGTGCTGCTGGATGAAGGCATGGTCTACTTTGACGCCCGACTGTCCCGGAACCACCCCACGGTTGAGGTCCGGGTGGCCGACGTCTGCCTCCGCGCCGAGGACGCTGCCCTGATCGCGGTGCTGGTGCGGGCCTTGGTCGAATCGGCCAGCCGTGAATGGCGCGACGGCGTGGAGCCGGCCCCGGTGCCCACGGTGCTGCTGCGGATGGCGGCATGGCAGGCGAGCAGCAGTGGCCTGAACGGTGAGTTGCTGGATTTTGGCACGTTCAGGCCGGCGCCGGCCGTCGACGTGGTGCGATCCTTGGTGGACTATCTGGCTCCGGTCCTCGCCGAGCAGGACGAACTTTCCCTGGCCCGGCAGGGCGTCGAGGACATCATTGCCCGCGGCACCGGCTCCACCGAACAGCGCAGGGTGCGGGACGCGGTGATGGAAGCATCGGCGCCCGACGACGGCGGGCTGGGGGCCGTGGTTGCCCACGCCGTGCGTGTCACGATGCGCGGCACCTCCGGGTTGCGTGAGGCGGACGAAGTCCCGGAACTGCTGCGGGTGCGCCTGTCCTGA
- a CDS encoding DUF1905 domain-containing protein codes for MEVADDLREEAAVFRKGFGSVRVTAEISGCTWRTSVFPDSKSGSYLLPVKKAVRDAAGISDGDEVAVRLAIQGEDEARTGERTSGTG; via the coding sequence GTGGAGGTCGCCGACGACCTCCGGGAAGAGGCAGCGGTGTTCCGGAAGGGCTTCGGCTCGGTCAGAGTCACGGCGGAAATCTCCGGCTGCACCTGGCGTACCTCGGTCTTTCCAGACAGCAAGAGCGGCTCCTACCTGTTGCCCGTCAAGAAGGCCGTCCGGGACGCGGCGGGCATCAGCGACGGGGATGAAGTGGCCGTCCGGCTCGCGATCCAAGGCGAAGACGAGGCACGTACCGGGGAACGGACAAGCGGTACTGGCTGA
- a CDS encoding UDP-N-acetylglucosamine 1-carboxyvinyltransferase, which translates to MTQETAEHIAATLKDARTEKGWTQGQLAAALGTSQSAVARMEQGKQNLSLKMIQRLETIFDRSIVKVGKPQMTHLRIEGGRTLSGAVDVNSSKNAGVALLCASLINRGTTVLRRLARIEEVNRIVEVLTSIGVECTWLNDTDLQLRRPAVLDLGAMDVDAARRTRSVIMLLGPLLDESAEYRLPYAGGCDLGTRTVEPHMQALRQFGLSVEATAGFYAVQAPPPDTHDRSFVLTERGDTVTENAIMAAAHRRGTTVIRNASPNYMVQDLCFYLEMLGVKIDGVGTTTLKITGQPLIDVDIEYFPSEDPIEAMSLITAGIVTNSEVTIRRVPIEFMEIELATLEQMGQQLEISGEYVARNGRTRLVDVTTKPSELRAPEDKIHPMPFPGLNIDNLPFFAVIAANAHGQTMIHDWVYENRAIYLTELNRLGAQVQLLDPHRIYVNGPTKWRAAEVGCPPALRPAACLLLAMLAARGVSELRNIYVIERGYEDLAERLNTIGAKVEYFQD; encoded by the coding sequence ATGACTCAGGAAACTGCCGAGCACATCGCCGCCACGCTCAAGGACGCCCGGACCGAGAAGGGCTGGACCCAGGGCCAGCTCGCCGCGGCGCTGGGAACCAGCCAAAGCGCCGTCGCCCGGATGGAACAGGGCAAGCAGAACCTCAGCCTGAAGATGATCCAGCGGCTCGAAACGATCTTCGACCGCAGCATCGTCAAAGTGGGCAAACCGCAGATGACGCACTTGCGGATTGAAGGCGGCCGCACCCTGTCCGGGGCAGTGGATGTCAACAGCAGCAAAAACGCCGGTGTGGCGCTGCTGTGCGCCAGCCTGATCAACCGCGGAACCACCGTCCTGCGCCGCCTCGCCCGGATCGAAGAGGTCAACCGGATCGTGGAGGTCCTGACCAGCATCGGCGTCGAATGCACCTGGCTCAACGACACCGACCTCCAGCTCCGCCGCCCCGCCGTCCTGGACCTTGGGGCCATGGATGTGGACGCGGCGCGCCGCACGCGCAGCGTGATCATGCTCCTGGGCCCGCTCCTGGACGAATCCGCGGAGTACCGCCTGCCGTATGCCGGAGGTTGCGATCTGGGCACCCGCACCGTGGAGCCGCACATGCAGGCGTTGCGCCAGTTCGGGCTCTCCGTGGAGGCCACTGCCGGTTTCTACGCCGTGCAGGCTCCGCCGCCGGACACTCACGACCGGTCCTTTGTGCTGACCGAACGCGGGGACACCGTCACCGAGAACGCCATCATGGCAGCGGCGCACCGCCGCGGCACCACCGTCATCCGCAACGCCAGCCCCAACTACATGGTCCAGGACCTCTGCTTCTACCTCGAGATGCTGGGCGTGAAGATCGACGGCGTGGGCACCACCACGCTGAAGATCACCGGGCAGCCGCTCATCGACGTCGACATTGAGTATTTTCCGTCCGAGGACCCCATTGAGGCCATGAGCCTCATCACCGCCGGGATCGTCACCAACTCAGAGGTGACCATCCGCCGCGTCCCCATCGAATTCATGGAGATCGAGCTGGCCACGCTGGAGCAGATGGGCCAGCAGCTGGAGATTTCCGGCGAGTACGTGGCGCGCAACGGCCGCACCCGGCTGGTGGATGTGACCACCAAACCGTCCGAGCTGCGGGCGCCCGAGGACAAAATCCACCCGATGCCGTTCCCCGGCCTGAACATCGACAACCTGCCCTTCTTCGCGGTCATCGCCGCCAACGCCCACGGCCAGACCATGATCCACGACTGGGTCTATGAGAACCGGGCCATCTACCTCACGGAACTCAACCGGCTCGGCGCCCAGGTGCAGCTGCTGGACCCGCACCGGATCTACGTCAACGGCCCCACGAAGTGGCGGGCCGCCGAGGTTGGCTGCCCGCCGGCACTTCGCCCCGCCGCCTGCCTGCTGCTGGCCATGCTTGCGGCGCGGGGTGTTTCGGAGCTGCGGAATATCTACGTGATCGAGCGCGGCTACGAAGACCTGGCCGAGCGGCTCAACACCATCGGCGCCAAGGTGGAGTACTTCCAGGACTAG
- a CDS encoding energy-coupling factor transporter transmembrane component T family protein, which produces MRDALTLRGNRALLTRANPLAKFAVVFLITLVLALSIDWVSASVALGAELALFPLAGLTLRLLWQRGWPLIIAAALGGWSTAIVAADSGAVLLDVGIWSISEGSLQLGIGFMLRGLAIALPAILLMTCTDPTDLADALAQKARLPHRFVLGTLAAMRLVGLMAEEWQTIGMARRARGVGSQGSPLQRLRATLGQSFGLLVQAIRRASRLAITMEARGFGTGQRTWARESTYSMLDAWVLAGGVLIAAAAVVSAAVMGTWNFVWR; this is translated from the coding sequence ATGAGGGATGCCCTGACCCTCCGCGGCAACCGCGCGCTGCTGACCCGCGCCAACCCGCTGGCCAAGTTCGCCGTCGTCTTCCTCATCACCCTGGTGCTGGCGCTCTCCATCGACTGGGTGTCTGCCTCGGTGGCGCTTGGGGCCGAGCTGGCGCTCTTCCCTCTGGCGGGCCTCACCCTGCGCCTGCTGTGGCAGCGCGGCTGGCCGCTCATCATCGCGGCAGCCCTGGGCGGCTGGAGCACGGCGATCGTCGCGGCGGACAGCGGCGCTGTCCTGCTCGACGTCGGGATTTGGTCCATCAGCGAGGGTTCCCTTCAGCTGGGAATCGGTTTTATGCTGCGCGGCCTCGCGATTGCCCTGCCGGCGATCCTGCTTATGACCTGCACGGACCCCACCGACCTTGCCGATGCGCTGGCCCAGAAAGCCCGGCTGCCGCACCGTTTTGTCCTTGGCACGCTGGCCGCGATGCGGCTGGTGGGACTGATGGCCGAGGAATGGCAGACCATCGGCATGGCGCGGCGGGCCCGCGGCGTGGGCTCGCAGGGCAGCCCGCTGCAACGGCTGCGGGCCACCCTCGGGCAGAGTTTCGGGCTCCTGGTCCAGGCCATCCGCCGGGCGTCCCGGCTGGCCATCACCATGGAAGCGCGCGGTTTTGGCACCGGGCAGCGGACGTGGGCACGGGAATCCACGTATTCAATGCTGGACGCCTGGGTGCTGGCGGGCGGCGTGCTGATCGCGGCGGCTGCTGTGGTTTCCGCGGCTGTAATGGGGACATGGAACTTCGTCTGGCGCTAG
- a CDS encoding rhodanese-like domain-containing protein yields the protein MSYAGDLTPQQAWAKLEQGAILVDVRTEGEWAHIGIPDTKATDNDPLFIPWTFPGGIPNPDFITDLTQQAPEDDGAELVFLCRSGQRSIAAAIAATQAGFTSYNVLEGFEGEPDRYGERTVNGWKNRGLPTNLGIAK from the coding sequence ATGAGCTACGCCGGAGACCTCACCCCGCAGCAGGCCTGGGCCAAACTCGAACAGGGCGCCATCCTGGTGGATGTCCGGACAGAAGGCGAATGGGCCCACATCGGCATCCCGGACACGAAGGCCACTGACAACGATCCCCTGTTCATCCCGTGGACGTTCCCGGGCGGCATCCCGAACCCGGATTTCATCACCGACCTGACGCAGCAGGCCCCGGAGGACGACGGCGCGGAGCTGGTCTTCCTCTGCCGCTCGGGCCAGCGCTCCATCGCCGCCGCCATCGCCGCGACGCAGGCCGGCTTCACCTCCTACAACGTCCTGGAGGGTTTCGAAGGCGAGCCGGACCGCTACGGCGAGCGCACCGTCAACGGCTGGAAGAACCGCGGCCTGCCCACAAATCTGGGAATAGCCAAGTGA
- a CDS encoding LysR family transcriptional regulator ArgP, translated as MKMFQFEQLRTFAAVVDEGTLEAAARSLYVTPSAISQRLKAMEDAAGQILLQRTNPARPTPAGEAILRFARQVRQLEWDAQQELGESRHRPTAPIPLVVNADSLSTWFMPALAGLPADLGACFELRREDEQHSTQLLRTGSVMAAVTATPEPVQGCSVEPLGSLRYRAVASPGYLRHWWPDGPELVAGSQAPVVDFDRKDDLQDGFFRTMTGAELTAPRHYVPSSAEFAQAIRLGLGWGLLPEQQCLADLRSGALVELASASPVDVSLYWQRWKIDSPVLNQLTAAVRETASRELRQPGA; from the coding sequence ATGAAGATGTTCCAGTTCGAGCAGCTCCGTACCTTCGCGGCCGTCGTGGATGAGGGGACGCTCGAGGCGGCGGCCCGCAGCCTGTACGTCACGCCGTCGGCCATTTCCCAGCGGCTCAAGGCCATGGAGGACGCGGCCGGCCAGATCCTGTTGCAGCGCACCAATCCCGCCCGGCCCACACCAGCCGGGGAAGCCATCCTGCGGTTTGCCAGGCAGGTCCGACAGCTCGAATGGGACGCCCAGCAGGAGCTCGGCGAGAGCCGGCACCGGCCGACGGCGCCCATCCCCTTGGTGGTGAACGCGGACTCACTCTCCACTTGGTTCATGCCTGCCCTGGCAGGTCTTCCGGCGGATCTCGGCGCGTGCTTCGAACTGCGCAGGGAGGACGAACAGCATTCCACCCAGCTTCTGCGGACCGGATCGGTGATGGCCGCAGTAACCGCAACGCCGGAACCGGTCCAGGGCTGCAGCGTGGAACCGCTGGGTTCCCTGCGGTACCGTGCGGTGGCAAGTCCCGGCTACCTCCGGCACTGGTGGCCCGACGGGCCGGAACTTGTTGCAGGGAGCCAGGCACCGGTGGTGGACTTTGACCGCAAGGATGACCTGCAGGACGGGTTCTTCCGCACGATGACCGGCGCGGAACTGACCGCGCCGCGGCACTATGTGCCGTCGTCGGCCGAGTTCGCCCAGGCCATCCGGCTGGGACTGGGATGGGGGCTCCTACCGGAGCAACAGTGCCTGGCAGACCTCCGCAGCGGCGCCCTCGTGGAGCTGGCCTCCGCGAGCCCCGTTGACGTGTCCTTGTACTGGCAGCGCTGGAAGATCGACTCCCCGGTGCTCAACCAGCTGACCGCCGCCGTCCGGGAGACGGCCTCCCGGGAACTGCGCCAGCCAGGCGCCTGA
- a CDS encoding LysE/ArgO family amino acid transporter, whose amino-acid sequence MELTAFIGPTALGFGTGLALIVAIGSQNAFVLRQGIRGEHVAAVVLVCSVSDALLIAAGIAGVGALLQSSPVIVDVVRFAGAAFLVGYGVMAARRAIRPGALTASGRQPAVGLGAALSTVLALTWLNPHVYLDTVLLLGSVANQQAQDLRWWFGGGAIAASIAWFSALGFGARVLRPFFARPASWRILDGLVAAVMLTLGVRLAVGA is encoded by the coding sequence ATGGAACTGACTGCATTTATCGGCCCCACCGCGCTCGGCTTCGGCACGGGCCTCGCCCTCATCGTGGCCATCGGCAGCCAGAACGCCTTTGTCCTCCGGCAGGGCATCCGCGGCGAGCATGTGGCCGCCGTCGTCCTGGTCTGCAGCGTCTCCGATGCGCTGCTCATCGCAGCGGGCATCGCCGGAGTGGGGGCGCTGCTCCAGTCGAGTCCCGTGATCGTAGACGTGGTCAGGTTTGCCGGCGCCGCCTTCCTGGTGGGCTACGGCGTCATGGCGGCGCGCCGGGCGATTCGTCCTGGAGCACTAACGGCGTCGGGGCGGCAGCCCGCCGTCGGCCTCGGCGCCGCCCTCAGCACGGTACTGGCCCTGACGTGGCTCAACCCGCATGTCTACCTGGACACCGTGCTGCTGCTCGGATCGGTGGCCAACCAGCAGGCACAGGATTTGCGCTGGTGGTTCGGGGGCGGAGCCATTGCCGCCAGCATCGCCTGGTTCAGTGCGCTGGGATTCGGGGCCAGGGTTCTCCGGCCGTTCTTCGCGCGGCCCGCCTCGTGGCGCATCCTGGACGGACTCGTCGCTGCGGTCATGCTCACGCTGGGTGTGCGCCTGGCAGTCGGTGCGTGA
- a CDS encoding DUF1737 domain-containing protein yields MSEAPAPEEKLSYRLVTGPDDRSFCERISTALAEGYVLHGSPAATSNGGVVIVAQALILPSAIATADAAVASAVDDLDFDGEGHA; encoded by the coding sequence GTGTCTGAAGCACCCGCCCCTGAAGAGAAACTGTCGTATCGGCTTGTCACCGGGCCGGATGACAGGTCTTTCTGTGAACGGATTTCCACTGCCCTGGCCGAAGGGTATGTCCTGCACGGCAGCCCGGCCGCGACGTCCAACGGCGGCGTTGTGATTGTTGCGCAGGCACTCATCCTCCCGTCGGCCATCGCCACCGCTGACGCCGCCGTCGCCTCCGCCGTGGATGACCTCGATTTCGACGGCGAGGGCCACGCATGA
- a CDS encoding O-succinylhomoserine sulfhydrylase encodes MTFNPDAAGWSAETQAVRGGLDRTNFQETTEPVFLNSGFVYESAAAAERAFTGEDERFVYSRYGNPSVATFQERLRLLEGTEACFATASGMSAVFTALGALLAAGDRVVAARSLFGSCFVILNEILPRWGVETVFVDGPDLEQWAAALSEPTTAVFFESPSNPMQEIVDIAAVSELAHAAGATVVVDNVFATPLLQRCGQLGADVIVYSGTKHIDGQGRVLGGAILGTKEFIDGPVKQLMRHTGPALSAFNAWVLTKGLETMALRVNHSSASALRLAEWLEQQPAVSWVRYPLLKSHPQYELAAKQMKAGGTVLTLELATTGGRSGKEAAFALLDALRIIDISNNLGDAKSLITHPATTTHRAMGPEGRAAIGLSDGVVRLSVGLEDVDDLIGDLEQALKHI; translated from the coding sequence GTGACCTTCAACCCAGACGCCGCCGGCTGGAGTGCCGAGACGCAGGCGGTCCGCGGCGGGCTGGACCGCACCAACTTCCAGGAGACCACCGAGCCGGTCTTCCTGAACTCGGGTTTCGTCTACGAGTCCGCTGCCGCCGCCGAGCGCGCCTTCACCGGCGAGGACGAACGCTTCGTCTACTCCCGGTACGGCAACCCGTCCGTGGCCACCTTCCAGGAACGCCTCCGCCTGCTCGAAGGCACCGAAGCGTGCTTTGCGACGGCGTCGGGCATGTCAGCGGTGTTCACGGCCCTGGGTGCCCTGTTGGCGGCCGGGGACCGGGTGGTTGCCGCGCGCTCACTGTTCGGCTCCTGCTTTGTGATCCTGAACGAAATCCTGCCGCGCTGGGGCGTGGAAACCGTGTTTGTTGACGGCCCGGACCTCGAGCAATGGGCTGCTGCACTGTCGGAGCCCACGACCGCAGTGTTCTTCGAATCCCCGTCCAACCCGATGCAGGAAATCGTGGACATCGCCGCGGTCAGCGAGCTGGCGCACGCCGCCGGGGCCACCGTCGTCGTCGACAATGTCTTTGCCACTCCCCTGCTGCAGCGCTGCGGCCAGCTGGGCGCGGACGTGATTGTGTACTCCGGCACGAAGCACATCGACGGCCAGGGACGCGTCCTGGGCGGCGCCATCCTGGGCACCAAGGAATTCATCGACGGCCCGGTCAAGCAGCTGATGCGGCACACCGGCCCGGCCCTCTCCGCGTTCAACGCCTGGGTGCTCACCAAGGGCCTGGAGACCATGGCGCTGCGCGTGAACCACTCTTCCGCGTCCGCGCTGCGGCTGGCCGAATGGCTCGAACAGCAGCCGGCCGTCAGCTGGGTCAGGTACCCGCTGCTGAAGTCACACCCGCAGTACGAGCTCGCCGCCAAGCAGATGAAGGCCGGCGGCACCGTCCTCACGTTGGAACTTGCGACGACGGGTGGCCGCTCGGGCAAGGAAGCCGCCTTTGCGCTGCTCGACGCCCTGCGGATCATCGACATCTCCAACAACCTGGGCGACGCGAAGTCCCTCATCACCCATCCGGCCACCACCACGCACCGCGCCATGGGTCCCGAGGGCCGCGCAGCCATCGGGCTCAGCGACGGTGTGGTGCGGCTGTCCGTGGGCCTGGAGGACGTGGACGACCTCATCGGCGACCTGGAGCAGGCACTCAAGCACATCTAG